A part of Magnetospirillum sp. ME-1 genomic DNA contains:
- the crcB gene encoding fluoride efflux transporter CrcB: MTYALVALGSAIGGTLRYWLAAVISNAGAGTFPWGTLVVNVTGSAAIGLFATLTAAEGRLYVPSEWRTFFMVGICGGYTTFSSFSLQTLALAEGGEWLAAGLNVVGSVALCLLAVWLGHAAAMILNR; this comes from the coding sequence TTGACCTATGCCCTGGTCGCCTTGGGAAGCGCCATCGGCGGCACGCTGCGCTACTGGCTGGCGGCGGTGATTTCCAATGCCGGCGCCGGCACCTTTCCCTGGGGCACCCTGGTGGTCAACGTCACCGGCTCGGCGGCTATCGGCCTGTTCGCCACCCTGACCGCCGCCGAGGGCCGTCTCTACGTGCCCAGCGAATGGCGCACCTTCTTCATGGTGGGGATCTGCGGCGGCTACACCACCTTTTCGTCGTTCAGCCTGCAGACCCTGGCCCTGGCCGAGGGCGGCGAGTGGCTGGCCGCCGGGCTGAACGTCGTGGGATCGGTGGCGCTGTGCCTGCTGGCCGTCTGGCTGGGCCATGCGGCGGCCATGATCCTGAACCGGTAG
- a CDS encoding diguanylate cyclase domain-containing protein, which yields MTELDPAGLAGVLEDSPIGVSISRKRDGVIVFANHTFCDLIGVPRAKVVGSKARDYYVDDQQRATVINYMKRHGSVDHAEVQFRRSDGAPFWTLLTIRESLFGTEPVNLAWVYDITERKTSEERLQLAAKVVETANEGIMITGPDGTIEAVNTAFTRITGFSLDEAIGKKPNILKSGRHDNDFYRDMWRSILDSGQWQGEVWNRRRTGEVFIEWLSIATVRDAFGEVSHMLGIFSDITARKEDEEQVWRQANFDALTGLPNRSLFLDRLGQAVKASKRDKTRFALLFIDLDGFKKVNDSFGHAVGDLLLQEAAARLLLSVRSSDTVARLSGDEFTVILHDVEGRNEIGNVAAKVVSRLAEPFELDGNDANVQASVGVAVFPDDADDAAMLIRLADRAMYNVKGSGKNNFGFHEMPERLVYPLDA from the coding sequence ATGACTGAGCTCGACCCCGCCGGTCTGGCCGGCGTGCTCGAGGACAGCCCCATCGGCGTTTCCATATCGCGCAAGCGCGACGGGGTGATCGTCTTCGCCAACCACACCTTCTGCGATCTGATCGGCGTGCCGCGCGCCAAGGTCGTCGGCTCCAAGGCCCGCGACTACTATGTGGACGACCAGCAGCGCGCCACGGTGATCAATTACATGAAGCGCCACGGCAGCGTCGATCACGCCGAGGTGCAGTTCCGCCGCTCGGACGGCGCGCCGTTCTGGACGCTGCTCACCATCCGCGAATCCCTGTTCGGGACCGAGCCGGTCAACCTCGCCTGGGTCTACGACATCACCGAGCGCAAGACCTCGGAAGAGCGGCTGCAACTGGCCGCCAAGGTGGTGGAGACCGCCAACGAGGGCATCATGATCACCGGCCCCGACGGCACCATCGAGGCGGTCAACACCGCCTTTACCCGCATCACCGGGTTCAGCCTGGACGAGGCCATCGGCAAGAAGCCCAACATCCTGAAGTCGGGCCGCCACGACAACGACTTCTACCGCGACATGTGGCGCTCCATCCTGGATTCCGGCCAATGGCAGGGCGAGGTGTGGAACCGGCGCCGCACCGGCGAGGTGTTCATCGAGTGGCTGTCCATCGCCACGGTCCGCGACGCCTTCGGCGAGGTGTCCCACATGCTGGGCATCTTCAGCGACATCACGGCGCGCAAGGAGGACGAGGAACAGGTGTGGCGCCAGGCCAATTTCGACGCCCTGACCGGCCTGCCCAACCGCTCGCTGTTCCTCGACCGCCTGGGCCAGGCGGTCAAGGCGTCCAAGCGCGACAAGACCCGTTTCGCCCTGCTGTTCATCGATCTCGACGGCTTCAAGAAGGTCAACGACAGCTTCGGCCACGCGGTGGGCGATCTGCTGCTGCAGGAGGCGGCGGCCCGGCTGTTGCTGTCGGTGCGTTCGTCGGACACGGTGGCGCGCCTGTCGGGCGACGAGTTCACGGTGATCCTCCACGACGTGGAGGGACGCAACGAGATCGGCAACGTGGCGGCCAAGGTGGTCTCGCGCCTGGCCGAGCCCTTCGAACTGGACGGCAATGACGCCAATGTCCAGGCCAGCGTCGGCGTCGCCGTCTTCCCCGACGACGCCGACGACGCCGCCATGCTGATCCGCCTCGCCGACCGGGCCATGTACAATGTCAAGGGATCGGGCAAGAACAATTTCGGCTTCCACGAAATGCCGGAACGGCTTGTCTATCCGCTGGATGCGTGA
- the modB gene encoding molybdate ABC transporter permease subunit yields MFTLTPLETEALRLSLLVSFWAVAASLPLGVGCAWVLARLDFPGKTLVDGIIHLPLVLPPVVVGYGLLVVLGRRGVVGGWLYDWFGITIAFTWKGAAVASAVISFPLMVRAIRLALEGVDRGLEQAARTLGCGPIRTFWSVTLPLVAPGLLTGVILAFARSLSEFGATITFVSNIPGETRTLPIALYALTQVPGGDEAALRLCVISVVVAFAALLASEFLARRVQARMKG; encoded by the coding sequence ATGTTCACCCTGACGCCGCTCGAGACCGAGGCGCTGCGCCTGTCTCTGCTGGTGTCGTTCTGGGCGGTGGCGGCGTCGCTTCCCCTCGGGGTGGGCTGCGCCTGGGTCCTGGCCCGCCTCGATTTTCCCGGCAAGACCCTGGTGGACGGCATCATCCATCTGCCGCTGGTGCTGCCCCCCGTGGTGGTGGGCTATGGCCTGCTGGTGGTGCTGGGCCGCAGGGGCGTGGTGGGAGGCTGGCTCTACGACTGGTTCGGCATCACCATCGCCTTCACCTGGAAGGGGGCGGCGGTGGCCTCGGCGGTGATCTCGTTCCCGCTGATGGTCCGCGCCATCCGCCTGGCGCTGGAAGGCGTCGACCGGGGACTGGAGCAGGCGGCCAGGACGCTCGGCTGCGGCCCCATCCGCACCTTCTGGTCGGTGACCCTGCCCCTGGTGGCGCCCGGCCTGCTGACGGGGGTGATCCTGGCCTTCGCCCGGTCGCTGTCGGAATTCGGCGCCACCATCACCTTCGTCTCCAACATCCCCGGCGAGACCCGCACCCTGCCCATCGCGCTCTATGCCCTGACCCAGGTGCCGGGCGGCGACGAGGCGGCGTTGCGGCTGTGCGTCATCTCGGTGGTGGTGGCCTTCGCCGCCCTGCTGGCCTCGGAATTCCTGGCGCGCCGCGTCCAGGCCCGGATGAAGGGATAA
- the modC gene encoding molybdenum ABC transporter ATP-binding protein, with product MLDLDVRRRQGDFHLDVRLSAGPGVTALYGRSGSGKTSVINMVAGLSRPDDGVISIDGRVLFDAQAGIDLAPEARRLGYVFQEHRLFPHLSVRGNLEFGQKLLPAAERTQSFDTVVDLLGIAHLLDRRPARLSGGEKQRVAIGRALLASPRILLMDEPLAALDPSRKAELLPFIAQLARRFNIPILYVSHSMDEVIRLADTLVLMDGGKVAASGPLESLMGDPGLRPLTGRYEAGAVISGVIASHDAGYGISRLAFDGGTLIVGRSELPVGARVRVRIHARDVAIAIEPPDRVSIRNVLPASVVSVAAADAFLVDVVLACGATRLWVQITALAQAQLNLVPGMRVHALIKALTIARGDVASVD from the coding sequence GTGCTGGATCTCGACGTCCGCCGCCGCCAGGGCGATTTCCACCTCGACGTCCGCCTGTCGGCCGGGCCGGGGGTGACGGCGCTGTATGGGCGCTCGGGCTCGGGCAAGACCTCGGTGATCAACATGGTGGCCGGATTGTCGCGGCCCGACGACGGCGTGATCAGCATCGACGGCCGCGTGCTGTTCGATGCTCAGGCCGGCATCGACCTGGCGCCCGAGGCGCGGCGCCTGGGCTATGTCTTCCAGGAGCACCGGCTGTTTCCCCATCTCTCGGTGCGGGGCAACCTGGAATTCGGCCAGAAGCTGCTGCCGGCGGCCGAGCGCACCCAGTCCTTCGACACGGTGGTGGATCTGCTGGGCATCGCTCATCTGCTGGACCGCCGCCCCGCCAGGCTGTCGGGGGGCGAGAAGCAGCGCGTCGCCATCGGCCGCGCCCTGCTGGCCAGCCCCCGCATCCTGCTGATGGACGAGCCGCTGGCCGCCCTGGATCCGTCGCGCAAGGCCGAACTGCTGCCCTTCATCGCCCAACTGGCCCGGCGCTTCAATATTCCCATCCTCTATGTCAGCCACTCCATGGACGAGGTGATCCGCCTCGCCGACACCCTGGTGCTGATGGACGGCGGTAAGGTCGCCGCGTCCGGGCCGCTGGAATCCCTGATGGGCGATCCGGGCCTGCGGCCGCTCACCGGCCGCTACGAGGCGGGCGCCGTGATCTCCGGGGTGATCGCCAGCCATGATGCCGGCTATGGCATCAGCCGGCTGGCCTTCGACGGCGGCACCCTGATCGTCGGACGCTCGGAACTGCCGGTGGGTGCGCGTGTGCGCGTGCGCATCCATGCCCGCGACGTGGCCATCGCCATCGAACCGCCGGACCGGGTCAGCATCCGCAACGTGCTGCCGGCCAGCGTGGTCTCGGTGGCCGCCGCCGATGCCTTCCTGGTGGACGTGGTCCTGGCCTGCGGCGCCACCCGCCTGTGGGTGCAGATCACCGCCCTGGCCCAGGCCCAGCTCAATCTGGTGCCGGGCATGCGGGTCCATGCCCTGATCAAGGCGCTGACCATCGCCCGGGGCGACGTGGCATCTGTGGATTAG
- a CDS encoding Prostatic spermine-binding protein precursor, with product MKAWVLLVPLMLGVAAGQASAADGGGLGTVLKDAATDAAGQAVRDTVDKAAPRRDDRDRDRDVRDRDRDRRDDRDRDYRDRDRRDDRDRRDARDRDRDRRDDRDRDRDRDRRDRRDDRDWRDGRDGPGNSYEHRRDGRGAQDNPGRGKKNRDD from the coding sequence ATGAAAGCCTGGGTTTTGCTGGTTCCCCTGATGCTGGGTGTGGCCGCCGGCCAGGCCTCGGCCGCCGATGGCGGCGGGCTGGGAACCGTCCTCAAGGACGCCGCCACCGATGCCGCCGGGCAGGCGGTCCGCGATACGGTTGATAAGGCCGCGCCGCGACGCGATGACCGCGACCGTGATCGTGATGTCCGCGACCGGGACCGGGATCGCCGGGATGACCGTGATCGCGACTATCGCGACAGGGATCGCCGCGACGACCGGGACCGGCGCGATGCCAGGGACCGTGACCGGGACAGGCGCGATGATCGCGATCGGGACCGGGACCGGGACCGTCGGGACCGCCGAGACGACCGCGACTGGCGCGACGGCCGCGACGGCCCGGGCAATTCCTACGAGCATCGCCGCGACGGCCGCGGCGCCCAGGACAATCCGGGGCGGGGAAAGAAGAACCGCGACGACTAG
- a CDS encoding response regulator transcription factor — MKTAHILVVDDDSTTRSILEALLRTQGYRVTPCAGGEDMWAILAAGPADLVILDVEMPGEDGYTLLHRLRERSGVGVILLTSHSGLEHKLHGLELGADEFLSKPADRRELLARIKSLLRRAQPAAKPPPPRPKSCPSCGSRVRYSLQSDAGAIGSCPACGWSKFYSA, encoded by the coding sequence ATGAAGACCGCCCACATCCTGGTGGTGGACGACGATTCCACCACCAGATCGATTCTCGAGGCCCTGCTTCGCACCCAAGGCTACCGAGTCACGCCCTGCGCCGGCGGCGAGGACATGTGGGCGATCCTGGCCGCCGGCCCGGCCGATCTGGTGATTCTCGACGTGGAGATGCCGGGCGAGGACGGCTACACCCTGCTTCACCGGCTGCGGGAACGTTCGGGCGTCGGGGTCATCCTGCTGACCAGCCATAGCGGGCTCGAGCACAAGCTGCACGGACTGGAGCTGGGCGCCGACGAGTTCTTAAGCAAGCCCGCCGACCGCCGGGAATTGCTGGCCCGCATCAAGTCGCTGCTGCGCCGGGCGCAGCCGGCCGCCAAGCCTCCGCCGCCCCGTCCAAAGTCGTGCCCGTCTTGCGGCAGCCGGGTCCGCTATTCCCTGCAATCGGACGCGGGCGCCATCGGCTCGTGCCCGGCCTGCGGCTGGTCGAAGTTCTATTCGGCCTGA
- a CDS encoding hydrogenase maturation protease, with amino-acid sequence MTAPTLIFGWGNPSRGDDALGPALLDAIEALRASHPQWGEVDLLTDFQLQVEHALDLEGRRRVLFVDASASAGDAPFRAEAIQPARDSSFTSHALSPQGVMHVYAEIKKSPPPPCTLLAIAGEAFELGEPLSAAARSHLDAALAWTQAWLTTS; translated from the coding sequence ATGACCGCCCCCACCCTGATCTTCGGCTGGGGCAATCCATCCCGGGGCGACGACGCCCTGGGGCCGGCCCTGCTGGACGCCATCGAGGCCCTGCGCGCCAGCCATCCCCAGTGGGGGGAGGTGGACCTGCTGACCGATTTCCAGCTGCAGGTGGAGCATGCCCTCGATCTGGAGGGGCGAAGGCGGGTGCTGTTCGTCGATGCCTCCGCCTCCGCCGGAGACGCGCCGTTCCGGGCCGAAGCCATCCAGCCTGCCCGGGATTCGTCGTTCACCAGCCACGCCTTGTCTCCCCAGGGCGTCATGCATGTCTATGCCGAGATCAAGAAAAGCCCTCCGCCGCCCTGCACCCTGCTGGCCATCGCCGGCGAGGCGTTCGAATTGGGCGAGCCCCTGAGCGCGGCGGCCAGGTCCCATCTGGATGCCGCTCTGGCCTGGACCCAGGCATGGCTGACCACCTCATAG
- a CDS encoding Ni/Fe hydrogenase subunit alpha — MRHQFELETAKNPDALKRIVIEPVSRVEGHGKVTILLDDDNQVHQVRLHIVEFRGFEKFIEGRPYWEVPVLVQRLCGICPVSHHLAASKAMDMIVNGGILTPTAEKIRRLMHYGQMLQSHALHFFHLSSPDLLFGFDSDVAKRNIVGVAAANPDVAKMGVLLRKFGQEVIRVTSGKRVHGTGSVPGGVNKSLSLEERDYLLKDADQMIAWSRDAVRIIKQLHKANPALYDAFGNVPTTMMSLVDDKGALDFYHGALRARDRDGEVIFDQVSYQGYHTLLTEGVKPWSYMKFPYITTLGEEKGWYKVGPLARIQNCDRIPTPLAEEERAEFVAYGGAKPLHGSLGFHWARMIEMLCAAETIKDLLLDPDIMGADLMATGPRREEGIGVIEAPRGTLFHHYRVNENDVVTYANLIVSTTNNNTAMNVAVRDVAKNYLQGHEITEGLLNHIEVAIRCFDPCLSCATHALGKMPLEVTLVDASGREIDRMTKDSEGRVGK; from the coding sequence ATGAGGCACCAATTCGAACTGGAAACCGCCAAGAACCCCGACGCGCTGAAGCGCATCGTCATCGAGCCCGTGTCGCGGGTCGAAGGGCACGGCAAGGTCACCATCCTGCTCGACGACGACAACCAGGTGCATCAGGTGCGCCTGCACATCGTCGAGTTCCGGGGCTTCGAGAAGTTCATCGAGGGTCGCCCCTACTGGGAGGTGCCGGTGCTGGTCCAGCGCCTGTGCGGCATCTGCCCGGTGTCGCACCATCTGGCGGCGTCCAAGGCCATGGACATGATCGTCAATGGCGGCATCCTGACCCCCACGGCGGAGAAGATCCGCCGCCTGATGCATTACGGCCAGATGCTGCAGAGCCATGCGCTGCACTTCTTCCACCTGTCGTCACCCGATCTGCTGTTCGGCTTCGACTCGGATGTGGCCAAGCGCAACATCGTCGGCGTGGCGGCGGCCAACCCCGATGTGGCCAAGATGGGCGTGCTGCTGCGTAAGTTCGGCCAGGAGGTGATCCGCGTCACCTCGGGCAAGCGCGTCCACGGCACCGGCTCCGTCCCCGGCGGCGTCAACAAGTCGCTCTCCCTGGAGGAGCGGGATTACCTGCTGAAGGACGCCGACCAGATGATCGCCTGGAGCCGCGACGCGGTGCGCATCATCAAGCAGCTGCACAAGGCCAATCCGGCCCTTTACGACGCGTTCGGCAACGTGCCCACCACCATGATGAGCCTGGTGGACGACAAGGGGGCGCTGGACTTCTATCACGGCGCGCTTCGGGCCCGGGACAGGGACGGCGAGGTGATCTTCGATCAGGTCAGCTACCAGGGCTACCACACCCTGCTGACCGAGGGCGTCAAGCCCTGGAGCTACATGAAGTTCCCCTACATCACCACTTTGGGCGAGGAGAAGGGCTGGTACAAGGTCGGCCCGCTGGCCCGCATCCAGAACTGCGACCGTATCCCGACGCCTCTGGCGGAGGAGGAACGGGCCGAGTTCGTCGCCTATGGCGGGGCCAAGCCGCTGCACGGTTCGCTGGGCTTCCACTGGGCGCGCATGATCGAGATGCTGTGCGCCGCCGAGACCATCAAGGACCTGCTGCTTGATCCCGACATCATGGGGGCCGATCTGATGGCCACCGGGCCGCGCCGGGAAGAGGGCATCGGCGTCATCGAGGCGCCGCGCGGCACCCTGTTCCACCATTATCGCGTCAACGAGAACGACGTGGTGACCTACGCCAACCTGATCGTGTCCACCACCAACAACAACACCGCCATGAACGTGGCGGTCAGGGACGTGGCCAAGAACTACCTGCAGGGCCACGAGATCACCGAGGGCCTCTTGAACCATATCGAGGTGGCCATCCGCTGCTTCGATCCCTGCCTGTCGTGTGCCACCCATGCGCTGGGCAAGATGCCGCTGGAGGTGACGCTGGTGGACGCCTCGGGGCGCGAGATCGACCGCATGACCAAGGATTCCGAGGGGCGGGTGGGGAAGTGA
- a CDS encoding NADP oxidoreductase gives MNAPLPKRKLKVATTSLAGCFGCHMSFLDIDERILDLVELVEFDRSPITDIKHCSPDCDLGIIEGGVCNAENVHVLHEFRKNCKILIAMGACAINGGLPAQRNSLDIRDILAAVYARPGRGVHIPNDPEIPLLLNEVHPLHEVVRIDYFLPGCPPSGDAIWKFLTDLLAGRTPTLGHGLIHYD, from the coding sequence ATGAACGCTCCCCTGCCGAAGCGCAAGCTCAAGGTCGCCACCACCTCGCTGGCGGGGTGTTTCGGTTGCCACATGTCGTTCCTCGACATCGACGAGCGTATCCTCGATCTGGTGGAACTGGTGGAATTCGACCGCTCGCCCATCACCGACATCAAGCATTGCAGCCCCGATTGCGATCTCGGCATCATCGAGGGCGGGGTGTGCAATGCCGAGAACGTGCATGTGCTCCACGAGTTCAGGAAGAACTGCAAGATCCTGATCGCCATGGGGGCCTGCGCCATCAACGGCGGCCTGCCCGCCCAGCGCAATTCGCTCGATATCAGGGACATCCTGGCCGCCGTCTATGCCCGGCCGGGCCGCGGCGTGCACATTCCCAACGATCCGGAAATCCCGCTGCTCCTGAACGAGGTCCACCCCCTGCACGAGGTGGTGCGCATCGACTACTTCCTGCCCGGCTGCCCGCCGTCCGGCGACGCCATCTGGAAGTTTCTCACCGATCTCTTGGCCGGCCGCACCCCCACCTTGGGCCACGGCCTGATCCATTACGACTGA
- a CDS encoding 2Fe-2S iron-sulfur cluster-binding protein gives MSDPKTFFLDEEEIPFEEGQTIIQAALSAGKYIPHLCYHPEFKPHGSCKLCTVRIDSRTVTTEDGQTVKIPGRAAASCTTPAQAGQHVESEVPEILDLRRTLVQMLLVEGNHYCPSCEKSGKCMLQGLAYDLGVMDPHFPQYFSKREVDASHPDILLDFNRCILCELCVRASAEVDKKNVFALSGRGNTKHLICNSESGKLGDTNLAATDKAANVCPVGVILHKRHGFEVPYGQRRFDRAPISDNPAQYAPVKEQV, from the coding sequence ATGAGCGATCCCAAGACCTTCTTCCTCGATGAAGAGGAAATCCCCTTCGAGGAAGGCCAGACCATCATCCAGGCGGCGCTGTCGGCGGGCAAATACATCCCCCATCTGTGCTACCACCCGGAATTCAAGCCCCACGGCTCGTGCAAGCTGTGCACGGTGCGCATCGATTCGCGCACCGTCACCACCGAGGACGGCCAGACGGTGAAGATTCCCGGCCGCGCCGCCGCGTCGTGCACCACGCCGGCCCAGGCGGGCCAGCACGTGGAAAGCGAGGTGCCGGAAATCCTCGACCTGCGCCGCACCCTGGTGCAGATGCTGCTGGTCGAGGGCAACCATTACTGCCCCAGCTGCGAGAAGAGCGGCAAGTGCATGCTGCAGGGCCTGGCCTATGATCTCGGCGTCATGGACCCCCACTTCCCGCAATACTTCTCCAAGCGCGAAGTGGACGCCAGCCACCCCGACATCCTGCTGGACTTCAACCGCTGCATCCTGTGCGAGTTGTGCGTGCGCGCCAGCGCCGAGGTGGACAAGAAGAACGTCTTCGCCCTGTCGGGCCGGGGCAATACCAAGCACCTGATCTGCAACTCGGAAAGCGGCAAACTGGGCGACACCAACCTGGCGGCCACCGACAAGGCGGCCAATGTCTGCCCGGTGGGCGTGATCCTGCACAAGCGCCACGGCTTCGAGGTGCCCTACGGCCAGCGTCGCTTCGATCGTGCCCCCATCAGCGACAACCCGGCGCAATATGCCCCCGTCAAGGAGCAGGTGTGA
- a CDS encoding NAD(P)H-dependent oxidoreductase subunit E has translation MPNGNSSGSGSGAVVAAVLARHGSDGTRLMQILREIQEEAEWLSPDTLTRVAEGTGLPRARVEGVAGFYHFFHTEPLGRYRVLWSDNITDRMAGNADLMARMCKKLWLKPGKVSEDGLVSVDTTSCTGLGDQGPALLVNYRPVTRMTAERVDQIVELIRHKTPLAEWPAEFFKVEDNIQRKDALLGADFQPGDALRALKSPQEVLDAVKESGLRGRGGAGFSTGQKWDFCRSAVGSGANPAHYVVCNADEGEPGTFKDRVLLSSYADMVFEGMTVSGYVIGAKKGFVYLRGEYRYLLEPLNAVLERRRAAKLLGQSILGRTGFDFDIELHLGAGAYVCGEETALLESLEGKRGVPRKRPPFPVTSGYLGQPTAVNNVETLASAALIAAKGAAWYKSIGTPKSSGTKILSISGDCQRPGVYEYPYGVKVSQILADCGARDTQACQIAGASGLTVAPNEFGRRIAFEDIPTGGSFMVFDNTRDMFQVARNFAHFFKHESCGFCTPCRVGTTLLANAMDKIDEGHGGEYDINDIWRVIRTLKTASHCGLGQTAGNCAADTLQKFRPSYELRLNVRDFEPAFDLDKALSKMREVTGRDDPGAHFHIAHRKSRAGLGTKAGDPS, from the coding sequence ATGCCCAATGGCAATTCCAGCGGTTCCGGCAGCGGCGCCGTGGTGGCGGCGGTGCTTGCCCGCCACGGGTCGGACGGGACCCGGCTGATGCAGATTCTGCGTGAAATCCAGGAAGAGGCCGAATGGCTGTCGCCCGACACCCTGACCCGGGTGGCCGAGGGCACCGGATTGCCCCGCGCCCGGGTCGAAGGCGTGGCGGGCTTCTACCACTTCTTCCACACCGAGCCCCTGGGCCGCTATCGCGTGCTGTGGAGCGACAACATCACCGACCGCATGGCCGGCAATGCCGATTTGATGGCCCGCATGTGCAAGAAGCTGTGGCTGAAACCCGGAAAGGTGTCCGAGGACGGCCTGGTCAGCGTCGACACCACATCGTGCACCGGTCTTGGCGACCAGGGGCCGGCGCTGCTGGTCAACTACCGCCCCGTCACCCGCATGACGGCGGAGCGGGTGGACCAGATTGTCGAACTGATCCGCCACAAGACGCCGCTGGCCGAATGGCCGGCCGAGTTCTTCAAGGTGGAGGACAACATTCAGCGCAAGGACGCCCTGCTGGGCGCCGACTTCCAGCCGGGCGACGCGCTCCGGGCGCTCAAAAGCCCGCAGGAGGTGCTGGACGCCGTCAAGGAATCCGGCCTTAGGGGCCGGGGCGGCGCCGGTTTCTCCACGGGCCAGAAATGGGACTTCTGCCGCAGCGCCGTGGGGTCCGGGGCCAATCCCGCCCATTACGTGGTGTGCAACGCCGACGAGGGCGAGCCCGGCACCTTCAAGGACCGCGTGCTGCTGTCGTCCTACGCCGACATGGTGTTCGAGGGCATGACGGTCTCGGGCTATGTCATCGGGGCGAAGAAGGGCTTCGTTTACCTGCGCGGCGAGTACCGCTATCTGCTCGAGCCGCTCAACGCCGTCCTGGAGAGGCGGCGCGCCGCCAAGCTGCTGGGGCAATCCATCCTGGGCCGCACCGGCTTCGACTTCGACATCGAGCTTCACTTAGGCGCCGGCGCCTATGTCTGCGGCGAGGAAACCGCCTTGCTGGAAAGCCTGGAGGGCAAGCGCGGCGTGCCCCGGAAGCGTCCGCCCTTCCCGGTCACCTCGGGGTATCTCGGCCAGCCCACAGCGGTCAACAATGTGGAGACCCTGGCCTCGGCGGCGCTGATCGCCGCCAAGGGGGCGGCCTGGTACAAATCCATCGGCACGCCCAAATCATCGGGCACCAAGATTCTGTCCATCTCGGGCGATTGCCAGCGGCCGGGCGTCTACGAGTATCCCTACGGCGTCAAGGTCAGCCAGATCCTTGCCGATTGCGGCGCGCGCGACACCCAGGCCTGCCAGATCGCCGGCGCCTCGGGCCTCACCGTCGCGCCCAACGAGTTCGGCCGCCGCATCGCCTTCGAGGACATTCCCACCGGCGGCTCGTTCATGGTGTTCGACAACACCCGCGACATGTTCCAGGTGGCGCGCAACTTCGCCCACTTCTTCAAGCATGAAAGCTGCGGCTTCTGCACGCCCTGCCGGGTGGGCACCACGTTGCTGGCCAACGCCATGGACAAGATCGACGAGGGCCATGGCGGCGAGTACGACATCAACGACATCTGGCGGGTGATCCGCACCCTGAAGACCGCCAGCCATTGCGGCCTGGGCCAGACGGCGGGCAATTGCGCCGCCGACACGCTGCAGAAGTTCCGGCCCTCCTACGAGTTGCGGCTCAACGTCCGCGACTTCGAGCCGGCTTTCGATCTCGACAAGGCGCTTTCGAAGATGCGCGAGGTGACGGGGCGCGACGATCCCGGCGCCCACTTCCACATCGCCCACAGAAAGTCGCGGGCCGGACTCGGCACCAAGGCGGGAGACCCCTCATGA
- a CDS encoding GNAT family N-acetyltransferase → MANPQVKQSERKCTVRLAKATDIPQVIAIDTENTGLSKAEYWEDLFERYNNRSIDTDDDTQPKSVKRYRFFLVACDGDKVLGFIIGEVRAWEFGSPPCGWIFAVGVRNNIRQGGVGHVLLEALNDRFRKAGVNKVRTMLARDDTLIMSFFRSQGMMAGPFIQFEKDL, encoded by the coding sequence ATGGCAAATCCACAGGTGAAGCAATCAGAAAGAAAATGTACCGTCCGCCTCGCCAAGGCGACGGACATACCGCAAGTGATTGCTATCGACACCGAGAATACTGGTTTGTCGAAGGCCGAGTATTGGGAAGACTTGTTCGAGCGTTACAATAATCGCTCGATTGATACGGATGACGATACCCAGCCTAAATCCGTAAAACGGTACCGATTTTTCTTGGTCGCCTGCGACGGGGATAAGGTTCTTGGATTCATCATCGGCGAAGTGCGCGCCTGGGAATTCGGTTCGCCTCCCTGCGGCTGGATTTTCGCGGTGGGCGTACGCAACAATATTCGCCAGGGCGGCGTCGGCCACGTGCTGCTGGAAGCGCTGAACGACCGCTTCCGCAAGGCGGGGGTCAACAAGGTGCGCACCATGCTGGCCCGCGACGACACCCTGATCATGAGCTTCTTCCGCAGCCAGGGCATGATGGCCGGCCCCTTCATCCAGTTCGAGAAGGATCTTTGA
- a CDS encoding Rrf2 family transcriptional regulator, which produces MKLQKATRCALFAILELASGQDRQLSANEIAEKYGISTNHLAKVLRSLGRVGLVEAVRGAGGGYRFSGNRRRTTLLDIIQLFETIDPIRNGEREDGDDTAEGKGLCQVLMEIEDTARATFASITLDTMLKLVEKNR; this is translated from the coding sequence ATGAAGCTCCAGAAAGCCACGCGCTGCGCCCTGTTCGCCATCCTGGAGCTGGCTTCGGGCCAGGACCGCCAGCTTTCCGCCAACGAGATCGCCGAGAAGTACGGCATCTCCACCAACCACCTGGCCAAGGTGCTGCGCTCGCTGGGCCGGGTCGGGCTGGTCGAGGCGGTTCGCGGCGCCGGCGGCGGCTACCGCTTTTCCGGCAACCGGCGGCGTACCACCCTTCTGGACATCATCCAGCTGTTCGAGACCATCGACCCCATCCGCAACGGCGAGCGGGAAGACGGCGACGACACCGCCGAGGGCAAGGGATTGTGCCAGGTGCTGATGGAAATCGAGGACACGGCGCGCGCCACCTTCGCCTCCATCACGCTCGACACCATGCTGAAGCTGGTGGAAAAGAACCGGTAA